A DNA window from Anastrepha ludens isolate Willacy chromosome 6, idAnaLude1.1, whole genome shotgun sequence contains the following coding sequences:
- the LOC128866192 gene encoding tigger transposable element-derived protein 2-like, which produces MFMPPNVTPLIQPMDQNVIRITKLYYRNFLLASIFNNNCDITESMKKINLRDSVTFLDAAWSRLEKETVSKCWKNILSFANLGDSDEDNIPLSILKKQLLEENQIVTDSLLNKINNLAPQVEFTLHDVNKWNDGAEFTDTEVIIETSDSESEFNNTTETCERISSEEAVSSINKVIQWATTEQVSPAMVNTLQLLREKAIFNIAAGKKRQTHITTFFSA; this is translated from the exons atgtttatgccgccgaatgtgacaccattgatccagccaatggaccaaaatgtaattcgtataacgaaactatactacagaaattttctactggcttccattttcaacaataattGCGATATAACCGaatctatgaaaaaaattaatttaagagacTCAGTAACTTTCTTAGATGCAGCTTGGAGTCGGTTAGAAAAGGAAACTGTATCCAAatgttggaaaaacattttgagttttgccAACTTAGGCGACTCTGATGAAGATAATATTCCATTgagcattttaaaaaaacaattgttggaAGAAAACCAGATAGTAACAGACTCTCTTCTTAATAAGATTAACAATTTAGCCCCACAG gtcgaatttacgcttcatgatgttaacaaatggaatgatggtgccgaatttaccgacacagaagtaataattgaaactagtgattctgagtctgagtttaacaacacaactgagacatgtgagcggatatcatctgaggaagcagttagctctatcaataaggtaattcagtgggccacaactgaacaagtaagccccgcaatggttaacactcttcaattgctgcgtgaaaaagccatattcaacattgctgcaggcaagaaaagacaaacacacattacaactttcttttcggcctaa
- the LOC128866188 gene encoding 32 kDa beta-galactoside-binding lectin isoform X2 codes for MLTEYAGNLAHHLEFGHALEIVAKTIDGASRFHINLSTAKIVIDPNADIGLRFSCFFRKDVIVRNARINGVWGEEEIHDIEGHSLQNPIESGEFFVIYILACEEKFHISINNRPFCTFRYRLPLKSLRTIEVCEQIQVIKQIDHRAVFPYPWPAIQASDFGKAFSNDSPIMFSPGHLIVITARCFDNKKGQFIIKFLESDTKREELHFSVRFDQKAVVRNSMNKAFEFGQEERHGGFPFVFNQQFKLAIAFTKLEFLTAVDGYNFCSYAYRTPDVFTNLVGFKVTCINGLHMHVTGVDHLQMGDPSCKGFEKYSKHDYECA; via the exons ATGTTAACAGAATACGCCGGCAACTTGGCACACCATCTGGAATTTGGCCATGCCTTGGAAATTGTGGCGAAAACCATAGACGGCGCTTCACG ATTCCACATCAACCTGTCTACTGCCAAAATAGTAATAGATCCAAATGCAGACATTGGTTTACGTTTCTCCTGCTTCTTTCGCAAAGATGTAATTGTGCGCAATGCTCGAATCAATGGAGTGTGGGGCGAAGAAGAGATACATGATATTGAAGGTCACTCGCTACAAAATCCTATCGAGTCGGGagaattttttgtcatttacataCTTGCatgtgaagaaaaatttcatatatcgATCAACAATCGCCCATTCTGCACATTTAGATATCGCTTGCCACTAAAATCATTGCGCACCATAGAGGTATGCGAGCAAATACAAGTGATCAAGCAAATTGATCATCGAGCCGTATTTCCATATCCTTGGCCGGCTATACAGGCATCCGATTTTGGCAAGGCATTTAGCAATGATTCACCAATAATGTTTAGTCCGGGACATCTAATTGTAATAACAGCGCGTTGTTTTGACAATAAGAAAGGACAATTTAtaatcaaatttttggaaagtgATACGAAAAGAGAGGAATTGCATTTCAGTGTTCGCTTTGATCAGAAAGCAGTTGTGCGTAATTCGATGAATAAGGCATTCGA atttgggCAAGAGGAACGTCATGGTGGATTTCCGTTCGTTTTTAATCAGCAATTTAAGCTTGCCATCGCTTTCACAAAACTCGAATTTCTTACCGCTGTGGATGGATACAACTTCTGTAGTTATGCCTATCGTACACCGGATGTATTTACAAATCTGGTCGGATTTAAAGTGACCTGCATAAATGGCTTGCATATGCATGTGACCGGCGTGGATCATTTGCAAATGGGAGACCCTTCTTGCAAGGGATTCGAAAAGTATTCCAAGCATGATTACGAATGTGCTTAG
- the LOC128866188 gene encoding 32 kDa beta-galactoside-binding lectin isoform X4: MITFNLVNPFVNPFLVHFLTKIKRFHINLSTAKIVIDPNADIGLRFSCFFRKDVIVRNARINGVWGEEEIHDIEGHSLQNPIESGEFFVIYILACEEKFHISINNRPFCTFRYRLPLKSLRTIEVCEQIQVIKQIDHRAVFPYPWPAIQASDFGKAFSNDSPIMFSPGHLIVITARCFDNKKGQFIIKFLESDTKREELHFSVRFDQKAVVRNSMNKAFEFGQEERHGGFPFVFNQQFKLAIAFTKLEFLTAVDGYNFCSYAYRTPDVFTNLVGFKVTCINGLHMHVTGVDHLQMGDPSCKGFEKYSKHDYECA, encoded by the exons ATTCCACATCAACCTGTCTACTGCCAAAATAGTAATAGATCCAAATGCAGACATTGGTTTACGTTTCTCCTGCTTCTTTCGCAAAGATGTAATTGTGCGCAATGCTCGAATCAATGGAGTGTGGGGCGAAGAAGAGATACATGATATTGAAGGTCACTCGCTACAAAATCCTATCGAGTCGGGagaattttttgtcatttacataCTTGCatgtgaagaaaaatttcatatatcgATCAACAATCGCCCATTCTGCACATTTAGATATCGCTTGCCACTAAAATCATTGCGCACCATAGAGGTATGCGAGCAAATACAAGTGATCAAGCAAATTGATCATCGAGCCGTATTTCCATATCCTTGGCCGGCTATACAGGCATCCGATTTTGGCAAGGCATTTAGCAATGATTCACCAATAATGTTTAGTCCGGGACATCTAATTGTAATAACAGCGCGTTGTTTTGACAATAAGAAAGGACAATTTAtaatcaaatttttggaaagtgATACGAAAAGAGAGGAATTGCATTTCAGTGTTCGCTTTGATCAGAAAGCAGTTGTGCGTAATTCGATGAATAAGGCATTCGA atttgggCAAGAGGAACGTCATGGTGGATTTCCGTTCGTTTTTAATCAGCAATTTAAGCTTGCCATCGCTTTCACAAAACTCGAATTTCTTACCGCTGTGGATGGATACAACTTCTGTAGTTATGCCTATCGTACACCGGATGTATTTACAAATCTGGTCGGATTTAAAGTGACCTGCATAAATGGCTTGCATATGCATGTGACCGGCGTGGATCATTTGCAAATGGGAGACCCTTCTTGCAAGGGATTCGAAAAGTATTCCAAGCATGATTACGAATGTGCTTAG
- the LOC128866188 gene encoding 32 kDa beta-galactoside-binding lectin isoform X3, translating into MGMIAVLNKQIVRDKFKSFLYLRRFHINLSTAKIVIDPNADIGLRFSCFFRKDVIVRNARINGVWGEEEIHDIEGHSLQNPIESGEFFVIYILACEEKFHISINNRPFCTFRYRLPLKSLRTIEVCEQIQVIKQIDHRAVFPYPWPAIQASDFGKAFSNDSPIMFSPGHLIVITARCFDNKKGQFIIKFLESDTKREELHFSVRFDQKAVVRNSMNKAFEFGQEERHGGFPFVFNQQFKLAIAFTKLEFLTAVDGYNFCSYAYRTPDVFTNLVGFKVTCINGLHMHVTGVDHLQMGDPSCKGFEKYSKHDYECA; encoded by the exons ATTCCACATCAACCTGTCTACTGCCAAAATAGTAATAGATCCAAATGCAGACATTGGTTTACGTTTCTCCTGCTTCTTTCGCAAAGATGTAATTGTGCGCAATGCTCGAATCAATGGAGTGTGGGGCGAAGAAGAGATACATGATATTGAAGGTCACTCGCTACAAAATCCTATCGAGTCGGGagaattttttgtcatttacataCTTGCatgtgaagaaaaatttcatatatcgATCAACAATCGCCCATTCTGCACATTTAGATATCGCTTGCCACTAAAATCATTGCGCACCATAGAGGTATGCGAGCAAATACAAGTGATCAAGCAAATTGATCATCGAGCCGTATTTCCATATCCTTGGCCGGCTATACAGGCATCCGATTTTGGCAAGGCATTTAGCAATGATTCACCAATAATGTTTAGTCCGGGACATCTAATTGTAATAACAGCGCGTTGTTTTGACAATAAGAAAGGACAATTTAtaatcaaatttttggaaagtgATACGAAAAGAGAGGAATTGCATTTCAGTGTTCGCTTTGATCAGAAAGCAGTTGTGCGTAATTCGATGAATAAGGCATTCGA atttgggCAAGAGGAACGTCATGGTGGATTTCCGTTCGTTTTTAATCAGCAATTTAAGCTTGCCATCGCTTTCACAAAACTCGAATTTCTTACCGCTGTGGATGGATACAACTTCTGTAGTTATGCCTATCGTACACCGGATGTATTTACAAATCTGGTCGGATTTAAAGTGACCTGCATAAATGGCTTGCATATGCATGTGACCGGCGTGGATCATTTGCAAATGGGAGACCCTTCTTGCAAGGGATTCGAAAAGTATTCCAAGCATGATTACGAATGTGCTTAG
- the LOC128866184 gene encoding ubiquitin-like modifier-activating enzyme ATG7 yields MAYNTVLLQYAPLQSFVNHTFWHKLSEIKLNHDRLSDAPKPIYGYYTNFNAKACLLETDYSAFNGDFTAPRNYHPAVGTLYNKNTVEEFKACDKNELLQSEGKKIIEDFRTDRVLDDPKLFARFFVLSFADLAKYNYYYWFAFACPLTPTLKVENGSVAQPLADIPELQHLESLLKSKVNKPNFFVVKRYEKDTIYELKDIVANNVTLAEQNEDIYFAFADPSEYEYPSWLMRTFAAYIFYKCPSLVGKPVKFLGIRFDSKFGCEKSLVWTVQQSEAVNFNEDTQFVGWEPNRNNKMGPRIVSMRDSMDPTILVESAINLNLKLMKWRLVPDLDLDVISKTKCLLFGAGTLGCNVARNLLAWGFKHITFLDNGRVNFSNPLRQTLYTHADAIAGNVMKADIAAIRVKEINPTSVCTGHVMQIPMPGHTIGASMQQQTEEDLNNIKRLVQEHDVIFLLTDSRESRWLPTLLGTTFGKIVINSALGFDSYLVMRHGAGSLCNKAAGDAAQAIDIGDLKCISGDNLGCYFCNDVTAPGNSLKDRTLDQQCTVTRPGVSCIAASYAVELLVSLLQHPLRERAPAYYCTTGQPNTKVPEGLLGIIPHSIRGQLCNYENILPATQKFSQCIACSEKVLAEYRTNGNAFLFKAFETAKYLEDLTGISDFKTLDSAIIEFDDSDLEMSDSEDM; encoded by the exons ATGGCTTACAATACTGTATTACTGCAATACGCTCCTCTGCAATCTTTTGTTAATCACACATTTTGGCATAAACTgtctgaaatcaaattgaatcaCGACCGTCTTTCGGATGCGCCTAAGCCAATTTATGGTTACTACACCAATTTCAACGCGAAGGCATGTCTTTTAGAAACAGATTACTCAGCTTTCAATGG CGATTTCACGGCGCCACGCAACTACCACCCCGCCGTCGGCACCCTCTACAACAAAAATACAGTTGAAGAATTCAAAGCGTGTGATAAAAACGAATTACTACAATCGGagggaaaaaaaataatagaagatTTTCGAACAGACCGTGTTCTAGACGATCCGAAATTGTTTGCACGATTCTTCGTTCTTTCATTTGCG gatCTTGCCAAGTACAATTACTACTATTGGTTTGCGTTTGCTTGCCCTCTAACCCCCACATTAAAGGTTGAAAATGGTTCGGTAGCACAACCATTGGCAGACATTCCAGAATTGCAGCATTTAGAGAGTTTGCTTAAAAGTAAGGTAAACAAACCcaatttttttgtagtcaaaCGCTATGAAAAGGACACCATTTACGAGTTAAAAGATATAGTCGCAAATAACGTGACATTAGCGGAGCAAAATGAAGATATTTACTTCGCCTTTGCCGATCCTAGTGAATACGAATATCCTTCGTGGCTCATGCGTACATTCGCAGCATATATCTTTTACAAATG CCCCTCGTTGGTTGGCAAGCCAGTAAAATTTTTGGGCATACGTTTCGATAGCAAATTTGGCTGCGAAAAAAGCCTGGTGTGGACTGTACAACAATCGGAGGCAGTAAACTTTAATGAGGATACACAATTCGTTGGCTGGGAACCGAATCGCAATAATAAAATGGGTCCACGTATTGTTTCGATGCGAGATAGCATGGACCCTACTAT CTTAGTTGAAAGTGCCATAAACTTGAATTTAAAATTGATGAAATGGCGATTGGTGCCGGATTTGGATTTAGATGTTATTTCAAAGACGAAATGTTTACTTTTCGGTGCTGGTACGCTCGGATGTAATGTTGCGCGCAATTTACTTGCATGGGGCTTTAAGCATATAACATTTCTGGATAATGGTCGCGTCAACTTTTCAAATCCCTTACGGCAAACACTATACACTCATGCAGATGCTATCGCTGGTAATGTAATGAAAGCAGATATTGCTGCCATACGCGTGAAAGAAATCAATCCAACTTCA GTTTGCACTGGGCATGTTATGCAAATACCCATGCCTGGCCATACCATAGGCGCATCGATGCAGCAACAAACCGAAGAAGACTTGAACAATATAAAGCGTTTAGTCCAGGAGCATGATGTCATCTTTTTACTCACCGATTCGCGGGAAAGCCGTTGGCTGCCAACACTCCTTGGAACAACTTTTGGAAAG ATAGTTATAAATTCTGCATTAGGATTTGATAGCTACTTAGTGATGCGTCATGGGGCAGGTTCGCTATGCAACAAGGCAGCTGGTGATGCCGCGCAAGCTATAGATATTGGCGATCTAAAATGTATTAGCGGAGATAACTTGGGCTGCTACTTTTGTAATGATGTTACGGCACCGGGAAAT TCCCTGAAGGATCGTACGCTGGATCAGCAATGTACAGTTACACGACCAGGTGTATCCTGTATCGCTGCTAGTTATGCTGTCGAATTATTAGTGTCTCTGTTGCAGCATCCACTACGGGAACGAGCACCTGCCTATTATTGTACTACCGGCCAGCCGAATACCAAAGTACCCGAAGGTCTACTAGGTATCATTCCGCACTCGATACGTGGTCAGCTTTGCAATTATGAAAACATTTTGCCGgcaacacaaaaattttcacagTGTATTGCATGTTCGGAG AAAGTGCTTGCGGAGTATCGCACAAATGGTAacgcatttttatttaaagcatttGAAACTGCCAAATATTTGGAAGACTTGACTGGTATATCTGATTTTAAAACACTGGATAGCGCA ATTATTGAATTCGATGATTCAGATCTGGAAATGTCCGATTCGGAAGACATGTAA
- the LOC128866194 gene encoding ARL14 effector protein, translating to MDADSDLSEGVGSLRMSLRERPRKQQSDRRLRERSEDLKFLEDFDPEKSNREKRKLKRKLTNPRSSVYDEYGHLRHNGMDICDCLAENCPGCWYECKNCGSTRCGVQCRVNRKQFVDEITFDGKDVVIKNKFIN from the coding sequence ATGGATGCAGACAGTGATCTCTCCGAGGGTGTTGGCTCATTGCGTATGTCACTGCGGGAACGACCACGCAAACAACAGTCTGACCGCCGATTACGCGAACGATCCGAAGATCTCAAGTTCCTGGAGGATTTCGATCCTGAAAAATCAAACCGCGAAAAGCGTAAGCTAAAACGAAAGCTGACTAATCCTCGTTCCTCAGTTTACGACGAATATGGCCATTTGCGACATAATGGTATGGATATATGCGACTGCTTGGCAGAGAACTGCCCCGGTTGCTGGTATGAGTGTAAAAACTGTGGATCAACACGATGTGGCGTGCAGTGTCGCGTAAATAGGAAACAATTTGTTGACGAAATAACATTTGATGGTAAAGATGTCgtaattaagaataaatttataaactaa
- the LOC128866188 gene encoding 32 kDa beta-galactoside-binding lectin isoform X1: protein MYVHMYVRCNGVLRSMFSILSVDYGIKHTYFCRFHINLSTAKIVIDPNADIGLRFSCFFRKDVIVRNARINGVWGEEEIHDIEGHSLQNPIESGEFFVIYILACEEKFHISINNRPFCTFRYRLPLKSLRTIEVCEQIQVIKQIDHRAVFPYPWPAIQASDFGKAFSNDSPIMFSPGHLIVITARCFDNKKGQFIIKFLESDTKREELHFSVRFDQKAVVRNSMNKAFEFGQEERHGGFPFVFNQQFKLAIAFTKLEFLTAVDGYNFCSYAYRTPDVFTNLVGFKVTCINGLHMHVTGVDHLQMGDPSCKGFEKYSKHDYECA, encoded by the exons ATTCCACATCAACCTGTCTACTGCCAAAATAGTAATAGATCCAAATGCAGACATTGGTTTACGTTTCTCCTGCTTCTTTCGCAAAGATGTAATTGTGCGCAATGCTCGAATCAATGGAGTGTGGGGCGAAGAAGAGATACATGATATTGAAGGTCACTCGCTACAAAATCCTATCGAGTCGGGagaattttttgtcatttacataCTTGCatgtgaagaaaaatttcatatatcgATCAACAATCGCCCATTCTGCACATTTAGATATCGCTTGCCACTAAAATCATTGCGCACCATAGAGGTATGCGAGCAAATACAAGTGATCAAGCAAATTGATCATCGAGCCGTATTTCCATATCCTTGGCCGGCTATACAGGCATCCGATTTTGGCAAGGCATTTAGCAATGATTCACCAATAATGTTTAGTCCGGGACATCTAATTGTAATAACAGCGCGTTGTTTTGACAATAAGAAAGGACAATTTAtaatcaaatttttggaaagtgATACGAAAAGAGAGGAATTGCATTTCAGTGTTCGCTTTGATCAGAAAGCAGTTGTGCGTAATTCGATGAATAAGGCATTCGA atttgggCAAGAGGAACGTCATGGTGGATTTCCGTTCGTTTTTAATCAGCAATTTAAGCTTGCCATCGCTTTCACAAAACTCGAATTTCTTACCGCTGTGGATGGATACAACTTCTGTAGTTATGCCTATCGTACACCGGATGTATTTACAAATCTGGTCGGATTTAAAGTGACCTGCATAAATGGCTTGCATATGCATGTGACCGGCGTGGATCATTTGCAAATGGGAGACCCTTCTTGCAAGGGATTCGAAAAGTATTCCAAGCATGATTACGAATGTGCTTAG